From the genome of Aspergillus chevalieri M1 DNA, chromosome 8, nearly complete sequence, one region includes:
- a CDS encoding terpene cyclase/mutase family protein (COG:I;~EggNog:ENOG410PGP1;~InterPro:IPR018333,IPR008930,IPR006400,IPR032696, IPR032697;~PFAM:PF00432,PF13243,PF13249;~antiSMASH:Cluster_8.4;~go_component: GO:0005811 - lipid droplet [Evidence IEA];~go_function: GO:0000250 - lanosterol synthase activity [Evidence IEA];~go_function: GO:0016866 - intramolecular transferase activity [Evidence IEA];~go_function: GO:0042300 - beta-amyrin synthase activity [Evidence IEA];~go_process: GO:0016104 - triterpenoid biosynthetic process [Evidence IEA];~go_process: GO:0019746 - hopanoid biosynthetic process [Evidence IEA]): protein MNDYQSTVTAVPESLRKAATYIQSQVRDDGHWCAEVKSNTTVTSEYIAFLYALKLPVPDGPEPWISWLLSEQKYDGSWGPAPEIPGDISETVEAYFALKILGLDPENQVMRKARSWILANGGVARVRIFTRIYLACFGLFPWSAIPELPPELIFVPAAAPCSIYYMASWARATVVPLLLISHHRPVFALPNGRSENNTYLDEIWCDRGANKNVPYSDSLWSMAWQLDATSVACTIVDKALQYVNGMRKSPWRSAARRRCLEWILERQEEDGGWAGIFPPMHGGVLALYLEGHHSTDPKSPYQRGLAGLEGFIWTDERGKRMQACVSPVWDTILSSIGLLDAGLAGDNEYIVRSNAWLLARQDKDRGAQSPGDWRVLNPNLIPGAISFEYFNKWTPDVDDTAALILAFVKKDPSSIDSDSVVRAIQWILGMQNADGGWGAFDRENNKLFFNQIPFSDMESMCDPSTADVTGRVIEAFGMVMEQHSKSSGLIEKSLLTQSIRDAMKQSANRGIDYLLREQEKSGSWYGRWGANYLYGTSNVLCGLANAHFIDNSKAGLINQSIRRGVDWLVNVQNTDGGWGECLETYSRPALAGQGKSTASQTGWALMGVLTLLPVTDLTVRRGVQYLLSTQREDGAWTEREFTGVGFPNHFYLGYVYYPHYFAMMGLGRYASLCGLKVFEDVSK from the coding sequence ATGAACGACTACCAATCGACAGTGACCGCAGTTCCCGAATCATTACGGAAAGCTGCCACCTACATCCAAAGCCAAGTTCGCGACGACGGCCATTGGTGCGCAGAAGTCAAATCAAATACCACCGTCACGTCTGAATACATCGCATTCCTCTACGCCCTCAAACTACCCGTCCCCGATGGCCCCGAGCCCTGGATATCCTGGCTGCTATCCGAGCAAAAGTATGATGGCTCATGGGGTCCCGCGCCAGAAATCCCCGGCGATATATCCGAAACAGTCGAAGCATACTTTGCACTCAAGATCTTAGGCCTTGACCCTGAGAACCAGGTCATGAGGAAAGCAAGAAGTTGGATTTTGGCGAATGGAGGAGTAGCTCGCGTGCGCATCTTTACTCGTATTTACCTGGCTTGTTTCGGTCTATTCCCATGGTCTGCTATTCCGGAATTGCCGCCGGAGTTAATCTTTGTGCCAGCGGCTGCTCCTTGCAGTATCTATTACATGGCATCTTGGGCTAGGGCTACTGTCGTGCCTCTATTGTTGATCAGTCACCATCGACCGGTATTCGCGCTGCCCAACGGACGGAGCGAAAACAATACGTATCTGGATGAGATTTGGTGTGACCGCGGCGCGAATAAGAATGTCCCATATTCGGATAGCCTATGGTCAATGGCCTGGCAATTGGATGCCACATCTGTGGCTTGCACCATCGTCGATAAAGCCCTGCAATATGTTAACGGAATGCGCAAGTCTCCCTGGCGATCTGCTGCCCGACGGCGATGTCTTGAATGGATCTTGGAGCGTCAAGAAGAGGATGGTGGCTGGGCAGGTATCTTTCCGCCTATGCATGGAGGAGTCCTGGCCCTCTACCTGGAGGGTCATCATAGTACTGATCCAAAGAGTCCTTATCAGCGTGGGCTTGCCGGTTTAGAGGGCTTCATCTGGACAGATGAGCGAGGAAAGCGAATGCAGGCTTGTGTATCCCCTGTATGGGATACTATTCTTTCGAGTATCGGCTTGCTAGATGCTGGATTAGCCGGGGACAACGAATATATCGTCCGCTCGAATGCATGGCTTCTTGCACGCCAGGATAAGGATCGCGGTGCTCAGTCTCCGGGTGACTGGAGAGTTTTAAACCCCAATCTGATCCCAGGCGCAATCAGCTTCGAGTACTTTAACAAATGGACACCTGATGTTGATGACACGGCAGCTCTCATTCTCGCCTTCGTCAAGAAAGATCCTAGCTCCATCGACTCGGATAGCGTGGTTCGGGCCATCCAGTGGATCTTGGGTATGCAAAATGCCGACGGAGGATGGGGTGCTTTCGACCGTGAAAATAACAAATTGTTCTTCAATCAAATCCCCTTTAGCGACATGGAGAGCATGTGTGATCCTTCCACAGCCGATGTCACCGGACGAGTTATCGAAGCATTTGGAATGGTGATGGAGCAGCACAGCAAGAGTAGTGGACTTATCGAGAAGTCTCTCCTCACTCAAAGTATCCGAGATGCCATGAAACAGTCCGCCAACCGAGGAATCGACTACCTTCTCCGCGAGCAAGAAAAATCAGGCTCCTGGTACGGCCGCTGGGGTGCTAACTATCTCTACGGAACGAGCAATGTCCTCTGCGGACTCGCCAATGCCCACTTCATCGACAACTCAAAAGCAGGCCTAATCAATCAATCCATTAGACGAGGGGTCGACTGGCTAGTTAACGTGCAAAACACAGATGGTGGCTGGGGCGAATGTCTGGAGACGTATTCACGCCCCGCTCTAGCTGGACAAGGGAAGTCGACAGCTTCACAGACTGGATGGGCGCTTATGGGCGTGCTCACGCTACTGCCAGTAACTGATCTCACGGTCAGACGGGGTGTTCAGTATCTGCTCTCGACCCAGAGGGAGGATGGGGCGTGGACGGAAAGGGAGTTTACTGGAGTTGGGTTTCCGAATCATTTTTATTTGGGATATGTTTATTATCCGCATTATTTCGCGATGATGGGTTTGGGGAGGTATGCTTCGCTCTGTGGGTTGAAGGTGTTTGAGGATGTGTCCAAGTAG
- a CDS encoding uncharacterized protein (COG:S;~EggNog:ENOG410QE3U;~antiSMASH:Cluster_8.4), with amino-acid sequence MQAVVERVLADGEPNLEEVRPLNIDSIDYEYIQGVIDGCCQILQKVTQLAEIGALRFSPVQIFLCITSSSIFLMKALSLGARQAKLRESLDILESTIQALKSNALDDIHLISHYATLLDLHISRLRRSLLVSSKGKNSRGTTTTSSTCPPSRPDNGTANGNTTMVNSTPISRSMSDISFIPSLNDMAADDWLSLPSMAPFGISSGGQIPALEGGALDFIWNLPS; translated from the coding sequence ATGCAAGCCGTTGTAGAACGTGTCCTTGCAGATGGTGAACCCAATCTGGAAGAAGTGCGCCCTCTGAACATTGACTCCATCGATTACGAATATATCCAAGGAGTCATCGACGGCTGCTGCCAAATCCTTCAAAAGGTCACCCAGCTCGCAGAAATTGGTGCATTGCGATTCTCACCAGTCCAGATTTTCTTATGCATCACAAGCTCGTCCATATTCCTAATGAAGGCCCTAAGTTTGGGCGCGCGCCAAGCAAAACTGCGGGAGTCACTCGACATCCTCGAGAGCACCATCCAGGCGCTAAAATCCAATGCTCTGGATGATATCCATCTGATTAGCCATTATGCTACACTACTGGACTTGCACATCTCGCGTCTGCGACGCAGCCTATTAGTATCTTCAAAGGGCAAGAACAGCCGTGGAACTACCACAACATCTTCTACATGCCCACCTTCACGGCCTGATAATGGGACTGCTAATGGCAATACAACAATGGTGAACAGTACACCAATATCACGTAGCATGTCGGATATCAGCTTCATTCCATCGCTGAATGATATGGCTGCAGACGATTGGCTTTCGTTGCCGTCGATGGCTCCATTTGGCATTAGTAGTGGTGGACAGATACCGGCGCTTGAAGGAGGAGCTCTGGATTTTATATGGAACTTACCATCATGA
- a CDS encoding OSTA/TMEM184 family protein (COG:T;~EggNog:ENOG410PM3Y;~InterPro:IPR005178;~PFAM:PF03619;~TransMembrane:6 (i60-78o84-102i129-153o173-193i213-232o252-273i);~antiSMASH:Cluster_8.4): MGLLSPRQTGLGSYGCPLPDRIENAGGGPFVGNLSFYQFNMIVSGACTAINNANRQHDPLLPILSFISICVPNSYIYLQGVTEVFQGIALYAFLMLLCDFLAPTDQGKVEFFSSLETKRQWQPKKKRNGLVFLSLTWWSVLQYPIITWIAAVAQVVTQLLHRYCLGSTAPHFAHVWITAATSLSTSVAINAIIQFYTNMKGYMKEHHPLTKLLAFKLIVGLVILEKILFLILEGVNVLHRNEILTYVDVMMGLPEMIICVQMVPLCFLVLYAYRTKPYEISNAPRTVALRPQEYQAVESDGDEDTLMSGFQKRYQGGWMGLNAWAAYLNPLGLLLDVISAHRMISKARALQKAQM; this comes from the exons ATGGGCCTGTTAAGTCCGCGACAAACGGGCCTTGGGAGCTATGGCTGCCCTCTGCCTGACCGTATTGAAAATG CTGGTGGCGGCCCGTTTGTGGGGAATCTCTCATTCTACCAATTTAACATGATTGTATCCGGTGCCTGCACTGCGATA AATAATGCGAATCGTCAACATGATCCCCTCCTACCAATCCTGTCCTTCATCTCAATCTGCGTCCCAAACTCCTACATCTATCTACAAGGTGTCACCGAGGTGTTCCAGGGTATTGCTCTATACGCTTTCCTGATGCTCCTCTGCGACTTTTTGGCTCCCACGGACCAGGGTAAGGTGGAATTCTTCTCTTCGCTCGAGACGAAGAGACAGTGGCaaccgaagaagaagaggaatggTCTTGTATTTTTGAGT TTGACCTGGTGGTCTGTCCTTCAATATCCAATCATCACCTGGATTGCAGCTGTCGCACAGGTGGTGACCCAGTTGCTGCACAGGTACTGCCTTGGAAGCACGGCACCGCACTTCGCTCATGTTTGG ATCACAGCTGCCACATCTCTGTCGACATCAGTAGCAATCAACGCCATCATTCAATTCTACACGAACATGAAGGGATACATGAAAGAGCACCACCCGCTTACCAAGTTGCTGGCATTCAAGCTGATCGTAGGATTGGTCATATTGGAAaagatcctcttcctcatcttgGAGGGCGTCAATGTCCTCCACAGAAATGAAATATTGACTTATGTCGACGTCATGATGGGCCTACCAGAGATGATCATCTGCGTGCAGATGGTCCCGCTATGCTTCTTGGTCCTCTATGCCTACCGGACAAAGCCTTACGAAATTTCCAACGCTCCTCGCACCGTGGCCCTGCGGCCTCAAGAGTACCAAGCCGTCGAGTCCGATGGCGACGAGGATACCTTGATGAGTGGATTCCAGAAACGCTACCAGGGTGGCTGGATGGGACTGAACGCCTGGGCCGCTTACTTGAACCCGCTGGGCTTGCTCCTGGATGTCATCTCCGCGCATAGAATGATCTCCAAGGCTCGGGCTCTGCAAAAGGCGCAGATGTAG